A genomic segment from Pseudosulfitobacter sp. DSM 107133 encodes:
- a CDS encoding DUF484 family protein, with product MTSSPKIDDALREAIISRPDVILDDKDMMHALIAANERSMGGNIVDLRGIAMERLESRLDRLEDTHRSVIAAAYENLAGTNQVHRAILRMLDPIEFETFLRDLGGEVAEILRVDAVKLVLESVQNDNDPAVQRLGDVLSVAEPGFIDSYLTQNRGGPVRQVTLRQVQNASAEIYGNNSDWIRSEACLKLNFGAGRLPGLLVMGAEDPHMFGPQQGTDLLTFFTGVFERTMRRWLS from the coding sequence ATGACCAGCAGCCCGAAAATCGACGACGCCTTGCGTGAAGCGATCATTTCGCGTCCCGATGTGATCCTTGATGACAAGGACATGATGCACGCCCTGATTGCCGCGAATGAACGCAGTATGGGGGGCAATATCGTCGATCTGCGTGGCATCGCGATGGAGCGGCTTGAATCACGGCTGGACCGGCTGGAAGACACCCACCGCAGCGTGATTGCCGCCGCTTACGAAAATCTGGCGGGCACCAATCAGGTACACCGCGCGATTCTGCGGATGCTGGACCCGATCGAATTTGAAACTTTCCTGCGTGATCTGGGCGGCGAAGTGGCCGAGATTTTGCGTGTGGATGCGGTGAAGCTGGTGCTGGAAAGCGTGCAGAACGACAACGACCCTGCGGTGCAGCGCCTGGGCGATGTGCTGAGCGTGGCGGAACCCGGCTTTATCGACAGCTATCTGACCCAGAACCGGGGCGGCCCCGTGCGTCAGGTCACATTGCGGCAGGTGCAGAACGCAAGTGCCGAGATTTACGGCAACAACAGCGACTGGATCCGCTCCGAGGCCTGCCTGAAGCTGAACTTTGGTGCGGGCCGCCTGCCCGGTCTGCTGGTGATGGGCGCGGAAGATCCGCATATGTTCGGCCCGCAACAGGGCACCGATCTGCTGACATTCTTTACCGGCGTGTTTGAACGCACCATGCGCCGCTGGCTGTCATGA
- a CDS encoding primosomal protein N' yields MTRPEFYDEGALVAVLTTQPLDRLLDYKAPEGGCMLGAFVEVPLGPRKVLGIVWGPGRGDWDISKVRSVIRVLDAAPMREEMRTFLLRAAEYTLTPMPAMLRLATRAPGLGDPPSMRKIYRRGEGEPDRATDARRRVMETLAEYGDLSFTLKELSEMAGVTSSVVKGLVKQGVVSEEDAPRDVPFRRLDPSLPGKELTDDQAAGAAMLAQAVRSETYGTTLLRGVTGSGKTEVYLEAVAACLAQGRQALVLLPEIALTAEFLKRVQARFGARPAEWHSGATMTERRRIWRMVGQGGAQLVIGARSALFLPYQNLGLIVVDEEHDTSYKQEDGVLYNARDMAVLRASICGAHVVLASATPSLESWANAEAGKYKRLELTSRFGPAVMPTMGTIDMRAAALPADRWVSPDLQKAVQARIDAGEQAMLFINRRGYAPITLCRACGHQIACDHCDARMVEHRFLKRLMCHQCGETKPMPTTCPSCEAEDRLAPVGPGVERLGEEAALLWPDARIATLSSDMYGSARALKAEIENIAQGGADIVIGTQLVAKGHNFPNLTLVGVIDADLGLQGSDLRAAERTFQLMRQVAGRAGRADKPGTALLQTYQPDHPVIRAILAGDEEGFWRAEAAQREAAGVPPYGRMAGIILSGPDVAAVFDIANHLARADGPLRQVGAQVYGPAPAPIARVRGRHRVRMLVKADKGVALQGALRKWVRQVQIKGDIRLAIDIDPQSFY; encoded by the coding sequence GTGACGCGCCCCGAATTCTACGATGAAGGTGCCCTCGTGGCCGTGTTGACCACGCAGCCGCTCGACCGGTTGCTGGATTACAAGGCACCCGAGGGCGGTTGCATGTTGGGCGCTTTCGTCGAGGTGCCGCTGGGGCCGCGCAAGGTGTTGGGCATTGTCTGGGGACCGGGGCGGGGCGATTGGGACATATCCAAGGTGCGATCGGTCATTCGGGTGCTGGATGCCGCCCCCATGCGCGAGGAAATGCGTACGTTTTTGTTAAGGGCGGCCGAATACACGCTGACACCCATGCCTGCGATGCTGCGGCTGGCCACCCGCGCGCCGGGGCTGGGGGATCCGCCGTCGATGCGCAAGATCTATCGCCGCGGCGAGGGGGAGCCGGACCGCGCCACCGACGCCCGCCGCCGGGTGATGGAGACGCTGGCCGAATATGGTGATCTGTCGTTCACCTTGAAAGAGCTGTCCGAGATGGCGGGGGTCACCTCCTCGGTGGTCAAAGGGTTGGTGAAACAGGGCGTCGTGTCGGAAGAGGACGCACCGCGCGATGTGCCGTTCCGCCGGCTGGACCCGTCGCTGCCCGGCAAGGAGTTGACCGACGATCAGGCCGCAGGCGCCGCGATGCTGGCCCAGGCCGTGCGGTCCGAAACCTATGGCACCACGCTGCTGCGCGGTGTCACCGGATCGGGCAAGACCGAAGTGTACCTTGAGGCCGTCGCGGCCTGTCTGGCCCAAGGGCGGCAGGCGCTGGTGCTGCTGCCCGAGATCGCGTTGACGGCTGAATTCCTGAAACGGGTTCAGGCACGGTTCGGCGCGCGGCCTGCGGAATGGCATTCGGGGGCCACCATGACCGAACGCCGCCGCATCTGGCGGATGGTCGGGCAGGGCGGCGCGCAACTGGTGATCGGGGCGCGGTCGGCGCTGTTCCTGCCCTATCAGAACCTCGGGCTGATTGTGGTCGATGAGGAACACGATACGTCCTACAAGCAGGAAGATGGCGTATTGTACAACGCCCGCGACATGGCGGTGCTGCGCGCGTCGATCTGCGGGGCGCATGTGGTGCTGGCCTCGGCCACGCCCAGTCTGGAAAGCTGGGCCAACGCCGAGGCGGGCAAATACAAACGGCTTGAGCTGACCTCGCGGTTTGGTCCTGCGGTGATGCCGACGATGGGCACGATTGATATGCGCGCGGCGGCCTTGCCTGCGGATCGCTGGGTTTCGCCCGATTTGCAAAAGGCCGTGCAGGCGCGGATTGATGCGGGTGAACAGGCGATGCTGTTCATCAACCGGCGCGGCTATGCGCCGATTACGCTGTGTCGCGCCTGCGGTCACCAGATTGCGTGCGACCACTGCGATGCGCGTATGGTCGAACACCGGTTCCTGAAGCGTCTGATGTGCCACCAGTGCGGCGAGACCAAGCCGATGCCGACGACCTGCCCCAGCTGCGAGGCCGAGGACCGGCTGGCCCCCGTCGGCCCCGGAGTCGAGCGGCTGGGCGAAGAGGCGGCGTTGCTGTGGCCCGATGCGCGGATTGCGACGCTCAGTTCCGATATGTACGGCAGCGCCCGCGCGTTGAAGGCCGAGATTGAAAACATCGCCCAAGGCGGGGCGGACATCGTGATCGGCACGCAGCTTGTGGCCAAGGGGCATAACTTTCCCAACCTGACGCTGGTCGGCGTGATCGACGCCGATCTGGGCTTGCAAGGGTCCGACCTGCGCGCCGCTGAACGCACGTTCCAGCTGATGCGGCAGGTGGCGGGGCGGGCAGGCCGTGCGGACAAGCCGGGCACGGCGTTGTTGCAGACCTATCAGCCCGACCATCCGGTGATCCGCGCCATTCTGGCGGGCGACGAGGAAGGCTTTTGGCGGGCCGAGGCCGCGCAGCGCGAGGCGGCAGGCGTGCCGCCCTATGGGCGCATGGCGGGGATCATCCTGAGCGGGCCGGATGTGGCGGCGGTCTTTGACATTGCCAACCACCTCGCGCGGGCGGACGGGCCGCTGCGGCAGGTGGGGGCACAGGTGTACGGGCCTGCCCCTGCGCCCATTGCCCGGGTGCGCGGGCGGCATCGCGTGCGGATGCTGGTCAAGGCGGACAAGGGTGTGGCCTTGCAGGGGGCGCTGCGCAAATGGGTGCGTCAGGTGCAGATCAAGGGCGACATCCGGCTGGCCATCGATATCGACCCGCAAAGTTTCTACTGA
- the fsa gene encoding fructose-6-phosphate aldolase, whose product MKFFVDTADIDAIAELNDLGMVDGVTTNPSLILKSGRDILEVTKEICDLVSGPVSAEVVALEADAMIAEGRKLAEIAENIAVKLPLTWDGLKACKVLSGEGKMVNVTLCFSANQALLAAKAGATFISPFIGRLDDINIDGMDLIEDIRTIYDNYGFETNILAASIRSVAHVQDCARIGADVMTAPPEVIKKLATHPLTTAGLDQFMKDWAKTGQKIL is encoded by the coding sequence ATGAAATTTTTTGTAGACACCGCAGATATCGACGCCATTGCCGAACTGAACGATCTGGGCATGGTCGACGGGGTAACAACCAACCCCTCGCTGATCCTGAAATCGGGCCGCGACATTCTTGAAGTGACCAAGGAAATCTGTGATCTGGTCAGCGGCCCCGTCAGCGCCGAAGTGGTCGCGCTGGAAGCCGACGCCATGATCGCCGAAGGCCGCAAACTGGCGGAAATCGCTGAAAACATCGCCGTCAAACTGCCCCTCACATGGGACGGGCTGAAAGCCTGCAAGGTGCTGTCGGGCGAAGGCAAGATGGTGAACGTGACCCTGTGTTTCTCGGCCAACCAGGCGCTGCTGGCGGCCAAAGCCGGTGCCACGTTCATCAGCCCGTTCATCGGGCGTCTGGACGACATCAACATCGACGGCATGGACCTGATCGAAGACATTCGCACCATCTATGACAACTATGGCTTTGAAACCAACATCCTGGCCGCGTCGATCCGTTCGGTGGCCCATGTTCAGGATTGCGCCCGCATCGGTGCCGACGTGATGACCGCGCCGCCCGAAGTCATCAAAAAGCTGGCAACACACCCGCTGACCACCGCCGGTCTGGACCAGTTCATGAAAGACTGGGCGAAAACCGGCCAGAAAATCCTGTAA
- a CDS encoding MFS transporter has protein sequence MTKIVKIGDAANMPFWRRPIALLVLMAIAMPIAFNTWSALLNNFVIEAANFDGADIGLLHTIREIPGFLAIGVIAIIIFVREQVLGLVSLVLLGVATAITAQFPSLGGILTLTMLSSIGFHYYETVNQSLQLQWIDKENAPRVLGWLLATGSAATFVVYLVILLLWEPLNLTYNIVYMAGGGVTAAIAIFAMIAYPQFEAPTPQRKQFILRKRYWLYYALQFMAGARRQIFTVFAGFMMVEKFGFKVDELTMLYLINLLINMLVAPLLGRVVQRFGERKTLGFEYIGLVIVFLSYGGVYYLGWGIAVAAFLYVVDHVFFGLALALKTYFQKIADPGDIAPTAAVAFTINHIAAVGLPAPLGLLWLVSPAAVFFLAAGMAATSLMLALLIPRHPVPGHETVLTRPMPAAAE, from the coding sequence ATGACAAAAATCGTAAAAATCGGCGATGCCGCCAATATGCCGTTCTGGCGTCGTCCTATCGCGTTGTTGGTTCTGATGGCCATCGCGATGCCGATTGCGTTCAACACATGGTCGGCGCTGCTGAACAACTTTGTCATCGAGGCGGCCAATTTCGACGGTGCGGATATCGGCCTGCTGCATACGATACGCGAAATTCCGGGCTTTCTGGCCATCGGCGTGATCGCCATCATCATCTTTGTGCGCGAACAGGTGCTTGGGCTGGTGTCGCTGGTGCTGCTGGGTGTGGCCACCGCCATAACCGCGCAATTCCCGTCGCTGGGCGGTATCCTGACGCTGACCATGCTCAGTTCGATCGGCTTTCACTATTACGAGACGGTCAACCAGTCGCTGCAACTGCAATGGATCGACAAGGAAAACGCCCCGCGCGTGCTGGGCTGGTTGCTGGCCACGGGTTCGGCGGCAACCTTTGTGGTCTATCTGGTGATCCTGCTGCTGTGGGAGCCACTGAACCTGACCTATAACATCGTCTACATGGCAGGCGGCGGCGTGACGGCGGCCATCGCGATCTTTGCGATGATCGCCTACCCGCAGTTCGAGGCGCCGACCCCCCAGCGCAAACAGTTCATCCTGCGCAAACGCTACTGGCTGTATTACGCGCTGCAATTCATGGCCGGCGCGCGGCGGCAGATCTTTACGGTCTTTGCCGGTTTCATGATGGTTGAAAAGTTCGGCTTCAAGGTTGACGAGCTGACGATGCTGTATCTGATCAACCTGTTGATCAACATGCTGGTGGCCCCGCTGCTGGGACGAGTGGTGCAGCGGTTCGGCGAGCGCAAGACACTGGGATTTGAATACATCGGGCTGGTGATCGTGTTCCTGAGCTATGGCGGCGTTTACTATCTGGGCTGGGGGATTGCCGTGGCGGCGTTTCTTTATGTGGTGGATCATGTGTTCTTTGGTCTGGCGCTCGCGCTGAAAACCTATTTCCAGAAAATCGCGGACCCGGGCGACATCGCCCCCACGGCCGCCGTGGCCTTTACCATCAACCATATTGCCGCCGTGGGGCTGCCCGCGCCGCTGGGGCTGTTGTGGCTGGTGTCACCGGCGGCGGTGTTCTTTCTGGCGGCAGGCATGGCCGCCACATCGCTGATGCTGGCCTTGCTGATCCCGCGCCATCCGGTGCCCGGACACGAAACGGTGCTAACACGCCCCATGCCCGCCGCGGCAGAGTAA
- a CDS encoding MATE family efflux transporter, translating to MEGQGRFITGSTMGHVVRMTATGAFGITFVFLVDAANLLWLSQWGAPQQVAAIGFAYAIQFFSVSIGVGLMIAATALVSRSIGRGDRMLARQQAGAAMVIAALVQVVVATLIVTFRMHLVSFAGATGETADLAARYLAFTIPSLVPMAVSLVGSGVLRAEGYGAKAMYVTLFSGMALMFVDPLLIYHFGLDGAAVGLVLFRICLMVLAIYYAILQTKLVARPDGEIILRVLKPFALIALPSIATQMSTPAGNYFLTMVMAQFGDDAVAAWAVVGRLTVLVFGGIFALSGAIGGIFGQNFGAGHYERLRSTYRDALVFCAIYTLVAWGLLWTAIPYVSQMFGLTGQGAEVLRAFAGVGVGAFMFVGALFVSNAAFNNLGQPGRSTLVNWMKDGVLSWPAAMLLAGSFGAAGVIYGQALAGAVMGVLAASWGWRYVARLGPQSDIDPAPPRPYPNLDRFRRR from the coding sequence GTGGAGGGGCAGGGTCGTTTCATCACCGGCTCGACCATGGGCCATGTGGTGCGGATGACGGCGACCGGTGCCTTTGGCATCACGTTTGTCTTTCTGGTTGATGCGGCCAACCTGCTGTGGCTGTCCCAATGGGGGGCTCCGCAACAGGTGGCGGCCATCGGCTTTGCCTATGCGATACAGTTCTTTTCGGTGTCGATTGGCGTCGGACTGATGATTGCGGCCACGGCGCTGGTATCGCGCAGCATCGGACGCGGCGACCGGATGCTGGCGCGCCAGCAGGCGGGCGCTGCGATGGTGATTGCAGCCTTGGTCCAAGTGGTTGTGGCCACGTTGATCGTCACCTTTCGCATGCACTTGGTCAGCTTTGCCGGAGCCACAGGTGAAACCGCCGATCTGGCCGCGCGCTATCTGGCGTTCACCATCCCGTCACTGGTGCCAATGGCAGTTTCGCTAGTCGGCTCGGGCGTGCTGCGCGCCGAAGGCTATGGCGCCAAGGCCATGTATGTCACGCTGTTTTCCGGCATGGCGCTGATGTTTGTCGACCCTTTGCTGATCTATCATTTTGGTCTGGACGGGGCGGCCGTGGGGTTGGTGCTGTTTCGTATCTGCCTAATGGTGCTGGCGATTTATTACGCAATCCTCCAGACCAAGTTGGTGGCCCGCCCGGATGGCGAGATCATCTTGCGCGTTCTCAAACCATTTGCGTTGATTGCACTGCCCTCGATTGCCACGCAGATGAGCACACCGGCGGGCAACTATTTCCTGACGATGGTGATGGCGCAATTCGGTGACGACGCGGTGGCTGCATGGGCGGTGGTCGGGCGGCTGACCGTGCTGGTGTTCGGTGGCATCTTTGCGCTGTCCGGGGCCATTGGGGGCATCTTCGGGCAGAACTTTGGCGCGGGTCACTATGAACGGCTGCGCAGCACCTATCGCGATGCGCTGGTGTTTTGTGCGATTTACACGCTGGTGGCATGGGGCCTGCTGTGGACGGCGATCCCCTATGTCAGCCAGATGTTCGGCCTGACCGGACAAGGGGCCGAGGTGCTGCGCGCCTTTGCCGGTGTGGGTGTGGGGGCGTTCATGTTTGTGGGTGCGCTGTTCGTGTCCAACGCCGCGTTCAACAATCTGGGGCAGCCGGGGCGGTCCACATTGGTGAACTGGATGAAGGACGGTGTGCTAAGCTGGCCTGCGGCAATGCTACTGGCAGGCAGCTTTGGTGCGGCGGGGGTGATCTATGGTCAGGCGCTTGCAGGCGCGGTGATGGGCGTGCTCGCGGCAAGCTGGGGCTGGCGCTATGTTGCGCGGCTGGGGCCGCAATCGGACATTGACCCCGCGCCGCCGCGCCCCTATCCGAATTTGGACCGCTTTCGGAGACGTTGA
- a CDS encoding Rid family hydrolase, giving the protein MEEIVGFSRAVRVGPYISVGGTAPVDAQGNTVGIGDVFAQTTQCFEIIKAALEQAGSGIRDIVRTRVILTDIDTWKEAIKARKTYCIDARPVDTIMAVTRFVNPEWLVEIEVDAVVCEDE; this is encoded by the coding sequence ATGGAGGAAATCGTAGGCTTTAGCCGTGCGGTGCGCGTTGGCCCATACATTTCGGTCGGTGGAACCGCGCCTGTCGATGCGCAGGGCAATACGGTTGGCATCGGAGATGTTTTCGCCCAGACCACGCAATGCTTTGAAATCATCAAGGCGGCTCTCGAACAGGCAGGCTCTGGTATCCGTGATATTGTAAGAACGCGTGTCATTCTGACGGATATCGACACCTGGAAAGAGGCCATCAAGGCGCGCAAGACATACTGCATCGATGCGCGGCCGGTCGATACGATCATGGCGGTCACACGGTTCGTGAATCCGGAATGGTTGGTCGAGATCGAAGTTGACGCCGTGGTTTGCGAAGATGAATAG
- a CDS encoding CDP-alcohol phosphatidyltransferase family protein — MTRHVKALSVHLLTATGAVFAMLAMLAAVDAKWDLMFLWLVVAFAVDGVDGPLARKYDVKNNAPEFDGVLLDLIIDYLTYVFIPAFALFKSGLMDGWTGWVAIILITFASALYFADTRMKTKDNSFSGFPGCWNMLVLVIFATQPNFWVSLALVTVLAVAMFLPLKFIHPVRTERWRKLSLPVALAWTVFAGWAAWVNFHPDTWAIYGLAVTSLYLTFAGIAQQAVYGPDG, encoded by the coding sequence ATGACTCGCCATGTGAAAGCCCTCTCTGTCCACTTGCTGACCGCTACGGGCGCGGTCTTTGCCATGCTGGCTATGCTGGCTGCGGTTGATGCCAAATGGGATCTGATGTTCTTGTGGCTGGTGGTGGCCTTTGCCGTTGACGGCGTTGATGGCCCGCTGGCACGTAAATACGATGTCAAGAACAACGCCCCCGAATTTGACGGTGTGCTGCTGGATCTGATCATCGACTATCTGACCTATGTGTTCATCCCCGCCTTTGCCCTGTTCAAATCGGGGCTGATGGACGGCTGGACCGGCTGGGTGGCGATCATCCTGATCACCTTTGCCTCGGCTCTGTATTTCGCGGACACGCGGATGAAGACCAAGGACAACTCGTTCTCGGGGTTTCCGGGGTGCTGGAACATGCTGGTGCTGGTGATCTTTGCAACGCAGCCGAATTTCTGGGTCTCGCTGGCGCTGGTGACGGTGCTGGCGGTGGCGATGTTCCTGCCGCTGAAATTCATCCACCCCGTGCGCACGGAACGCTGGCGCAAGCTGAGCCTGCCGGTGGCGCTGGCGTGGACCGTGTTTGCAGGCTGGGCCGCCTGGGTGAACTTTCATCCCGACACATGGGCCATTTACGGGCTGGCGGTCACATCGCTGTACCTGACATTTGCAGGCATTGCGCAACAGGCCGTGTACGGCCCCGACGGCTGA
- a CDS encoding methylated-DNA--[protein]-cysteine S-methyltransferase has protein sequence MNLHDVPTQFGTLCLTEDDGAITALSWQASGRTDDTDLLREAAAQLRAYDAGALELFDLPLRVAGSGLQQKVCAAMSAIPFGFTRTYGEIARDVGASAQAVGQACGGNPVPVIIPCHRVMGARGLTGFSGAGGVETKVALLRHEGAGGFLI, from the coding sequence ATGAACCTGCATGATGTTCCCACACAATTCGGCACCCTGTGCCTGACCGAGGACGACGGCGCGATCACCGCGCTGTCGTGGCAGGCGTCAGGGCGCACTGATGATACCGACCTGCTGCGCGAGGCCGCGGCGCAGCTGCGCGCCTATGATGCAGGCGCGCTTGAGCTGTTCGACCTGCCGCTGCGCGTTGCTGGGTCCGGTTTGCAGCAGAAAGTCTGTGCCGCGATGTCTGCGATCCCTTTCGGGTTTACCCGTACTTACGGCGAGATAGCCCGCGACGTTGGCGCATCGGCTCAGGCGGTCGGGCAGGCCTGTGGTGGCAATCCGGTGCCTGTGATTATCCCCTGCCACCGTGTGATGGGGGCCAGGGGGCTGACCGGATTTTCAGGGGCAGGCGGGGTGGAAACCAAAGTGGCGCTGCTGCGCCACGAGGGCGCAGGCGGGTTTCTGATCTGA
- a CDS encoding 50S ribosomal protein L11 methyltransferase: MPTFTALTTLTGKTAAEALGAAMERLEPEPTGIGVFEVEDGSGLWEVGGYFSEQPDATALALLATMMEAKPFVISELPETDWVAHVRRELAPVEAGRFFVYGSHDADKVPADSVPLLIEAAMAFGTGHHGTTLGCLRALDRLAGDGWKADRVADIGCGTAVLAMAAARIWQGEVIASDIDEVAVDVAEANLAANNMAGAVKCVEAAGFDHPELRALAPYDLIFANILKGPLVALAPDIAAHLRADGVAILSGILNEQADDVLEHYFAAGHSLDHREVIGDWTTLTVRKRT; the protein is encoded by the coding sequence ATGCCCACATTCACAGCCCTGACCACATTGACCGGGAAAACCGCAGCCGAGGCGCTGGGCGCCGCGATGGAGCGGCTTGAGCCCGAACCCACCGGCATCGGTGTGTTCGAGGTCGAAGACGGCTCGGGCCTGTGGGAAGTGGGCGGCTATTTCTCGGAACAGCCTGACGCCACCGCGCTGGCACTGCTGGCCACGATGATGGAGGCCAAGCCCTTTGTGATCTCGGAACTGCCCGAAACCGACTGGGTCGCCCATGTGCGCCGCGAGCTGGCACCGGTCGAGGCGGGGCGCTTCTTTGTCTATGGCAGCCACGATGCCGACAAGGTGCCCGCCGACAGCGTGCCGCTGCTGATCGAGGCGGCGATGGCCTTTGGCACCGGACACCACGGCACGACGCTGGGCTGTCTGCGCGCGCTCGACCGGCTGGCGGGCGACGGCTGGAAGGCGGACCGCGTGGCCGACATCGGCTGTGGCACTGCGGTGCTGGCAATGGCCGCAGCGCGGATCTGGCAGGGCGAGGTGATCGCCAGCGACATCGACGAGGTCGCCGTGGACGTGGCCGAGGCCAATCTGGCGGCCAACAACATGGCCGGCGCTGTCAAATGTGTCGAGGCCGCGGGCTTCGACCACCCCGAGCTGCGGGCGCTGGCCCCCTATGACCTGATCTTTGCCAATATCCTGAAAGGTCCGCTTGTCGCGCTGGCCCCCGACATCGCCGCGCATTTGCGCGCCGACGGGGTGGCGATTCTGTCGGGAATCCTGAACGAGCAGGCAGACGACGTTCTGGAGCACTATTTCGCAGCCGGACACAGTCTGGACCATCGCGAGGTGATTGGTGACTGGACGACGCTGACAGTCCGAAAAAGAACGTAG
- a CDS encoding tyrosine recombinase XerC → MSLISPAARDALETWLDHQRALKGAAANTITAYAGDLGDFLAFITHHKGSPQGLGALSHITISDMRAWMAHTRSEDVGPRSLARKLSAVKSFYRWLAAREGFEPTAVLSTRAPKYTRKLPRPLAVDAAHDMVETIGMQSTTPWVGLRDIAVLTLLWGCGLRISEALSLRGGDAPLPQVMRITGKGNKERIVPVVAAAQQAVDAYIAACPHILQDDQPLFRGVRGGALAPRAIQKAMESARMQLGLPATATPHAMRHSFATHLLNAGGDLRSIQELLGHASLSTTQAYTAVDSARLMDVYNSAHPKA, encoded by the coding sequence ATGAGCCTGATCTCTCCGGCAGCGCGCGACGCGCTGGAGACCTGGCTGGACCACCAGCGTGCCCTCAAGGGGGCTGCCGCCAATACGATCACCGCCTATGCGGGGGACCTGGGCGATTTTCTGGCCTTTATCACGCATCACAAGGGATCACCGCAGGGATTGGGCGCGCTGTCGCATATCACAATCAGCGACATGCGGGCGTGGATGGCACACACGCGGTCCGAGGATGTCGGGCCACGTTCGCTGGCGCGCAAGCTGAGTGCGGTGAAGTCGTTTTATCGCTGGCTGGCAGCGCGCGAAGGGTTCGAGCCCACCGCCGTATTGTCGACCCGTGCGCCGAAATACACCCGCAAGCTGCCGCGCCCGCTGGCGGTGGATGCGGCACATGACATGGTCGAGACGATCGGGATGCAGTCGACAACCCCCTGGGTTGGCCTGCGCGACATCGCGGTGCTGACGCTGCTGTGGGGCTGTGGTTTGCGGATTTCCGAGGCGTTGAGCCTGCGCGGGGGCGACGCGCCGCTTCCGCAGGTGATGCGCATCACCGGCAAGGGCAACAAGGAACGCATCGTGCCCGTGGTGGCGGCGGCACAACAGGCGGTCGACGCCTATATCGCCGCCTGCCCGCATATCCTGCAAGACGATCAACCGCTGTTTCGCGGCGTGCGCGGCGGGGCGCTGGCGCCGCGTGCGATCCAGAAGGCGATGGAATCAGCCCGCATGCAGCTGGGCCTGCCTGCCACGGCCACACCCCACGCCATGCGTCACAGCTTTGCCACGCATTTGCTGAACGCAGGCGGTGATCTGCGCAGCATTCAGGAACTGCTGGGCCATGCTTCGCTGTCGACCACGCAGGCCTATACCGCAGTGGACAGCGCGCGGTTGATGGATGTCTACAACAGCGCCCATCCAAAGGCCTGA
- a CDS encoding methyltransferase domain-containing protein has protein sequence MLKFDKETTRLLDIVYQGADITRRRQASFDALRPEADEKIVDIGCGNGLLTLELARAVGSGGKAIGVDPSPDMLGPAQARCKAFDCVEILTGTANDLPIETGTLDKAVSVQVFEYLDDIPAAIVEAGRVLKPGGRLVIGDIHLDSLVWFSDDKDRMDRMIASWDHHFTRRDVPAILPSIMRDAGFVVENVVPLTTCDHTLKPDGLAMMMMRLMARYAVDNNHVPAQEAAAWLAEQKALAAQGRFFYALTHFVVSARKSAP, from the coding sequence ATGCTGAAGTTTGACAAAGAAACGACGCGGCTGCTGGATATTGTCTATCAAGGTGCAGATATTACCCGAAGGCGGCAAGCGTCATTCGATGCACTTCGCCCCGAAGCTGATGAAAAAATTGTCGATATTGGCTGCGGGAATGGCCTGCTGACATTGGAGCTTGCCCGCGCAGTTGGATCAGGGGGCAAGGCAATTGGCGTTGATCCTAGCCCCGATATGCTTGGCCCGGCACAGGCGCGATGCAAGGCGTTTGATTGCGTCGAAATCCTGACCGGCACGGCCAATGATCTGCCGATTGAGACCGGAACCCTGGACAAGGCTGTCTCGGTCCAGGTCTTTGAATATCTTGACGATATCCCCGCTGCCATCGTCGAGGCCGGGCGGGTGCTGAAACCCGGCGGCAGACTTGTTATCGGCGACATCCACCTCGACTCTCTGGTGTGGTTCAGCGACGACAAGGATCGTATGGATCGGATGATTGCATCCTGGGATCATCACTTCACACGGCGAGACGTCCCTGCGATTTTACCGTCTATCATGCGGGACGCAGGCTTTGTCGTCGAAAACGTCGTACCTCTGACAACCTGTGATCACACGCTAAAGCCGGACGGGCTGGCCATGATGATGATGCGATTGATGGCCCGATATGCTGTCGACAATAACCATGTGCCCGCCCAAGAGGCCGCGGCGTGGCTGGCGGAGCAAAAGGCCCTGGCTGCCCAAGGGCGTTTTTTCTATGCGCTGACACATTTCGTCGTGAGCGCCCGAAAAAGCGCGCCTTGA
- a CDS encoding DUF1127 domain-containing protein: MAAFDTSRTTYGSAIVAGRISRAVFNAIASVMSWNDARVTRNALSALSDRELEDIGLSRGDIESVTFRR, from the coding sequence ATGGCTGCTTTCGACACCTCCCGCACCACCTATGGCTCTGCTATTGTAGCAGGCCGCATCTCCCGCGCCGTTTTCAACGCAATCGCTTCGGTGATGTCGTGGAACGACGCACGCGTAACACGCAATGCCCTGTCTGCTCTGAGCGACCGCGAGCTGGAAGACATCGGCCTGAGCCGTGGCGACATTGAATCGGTGACGTTTCGTCGCTGA